In Lotus japonicus ecotype B-129 chromosome 5, LjGifu_v1.2, one genomic interval encodes:
- the LOC130718949 gene encoding ras-related protein RABF1 isoform X2, with protein MGCGSSLPDRDSRPFGRDNPENGGGQDAKNLRVKLVLLGDSGVGKSCIVLRFVRGQFDPTSKVTVGASFLSQTIALQDSTTVKFEIWDTAGQERYAALAPLYYRGAAVAVIVYDITSPESFSKAQYWVKELQKHGNPDIVMALVGNKADLLEKREVAVQDGIDYAEKNGMFFIETSAKTADNINELFEEIAKRLPRPPTT; from the exons ATGGGTTGTGGGTCTTCCCTACCAG ATAGGGATTCTAGGCCGTTTGGACGAGACAATCCTGAGAATGGTGGAGGACAGGACGCGAAGAATCTACGCGTCAAG CTTGTTCTCTTAGGTGATTCCGGTGTTGGTAAAAGCTGTATTGTTCTGCGATTTGTTCGTGGTCAGTTTGATCCAACATCCAAG GTAACTGTTGGAGCTTCTTTTTTGTCGCAAACAATAGCCCTGCAAGACTCTACAACAGTCAAGTTTGAAATATGGGATACTGCTGGTCAAGAGAG GTATGCTGCTTTGGCACCACTCTATTATCGTGGTGCAGCTGTTGCAGTTATTGTCTATGATATAACAAGCCCAGAATCTTTCAGCAAAGCGCAGTACTGGGTTAAG GAGCTACAAAAACATGGAAACCCTGATATAGTAATGGCACTGGTTGGTAATAAAGCTGATCTTCTTGAGAAGCGGGAAGTGGCTGTTCAG GATGGCATTGACTATGCAGAGAAGAATGGAATGTTTTTTATAGAGACATCTGCAAAGACTGCAGATAATATAAATGAACTGTTTGAG GAAATTGCGAAAAGACTCCCTCGCCCACCAACTACTTGA
- the LOC130718949 gene encoding ras-related protein RABF1 isoform X1 translates to MGCGSSLPDRDSRPFGRDNPENGGGQDAKNLRVKLVLLGDSGVGKSCIVLRFVRGQFDPTSKVTVGASFLSQTIALQDSTTVKFEIWDTAGQERYAALAPLYYRGAAVAVIVYDITSPESFSKAQYWVKELQKHGNPDIVMALVGNKADLLEKREVAVQDGIDYAEKNGMFFIETSAKTADNINELFEDIVDCATSKLPPDVLAA, encoded by the exons ATGGGTTGTGGGTCTTCCCTACCAG ATAGGGATTCTAGGCCGTTTGGACGAGACAATCCTGAGAATGGTGGAGGACAGGACGCGAAGAATCTACGCGTCAAG CTTGTTCTCTTAGGTGATTCCGGTGTTGGTAAAAGCTGTATTGTTCTGCGATTTGTTCGTGGTCAGTTTGATCCAACATCCAAG GTAACTGTTGGAGCTTCTTTTTTGTCGCAAACAATAGCCCTGCAAGACTCTACAACAGTCAAGTTTGAAATATGGGATACTGCTGGTCAAGAGAG GTATGCTGCTTTGGCACCACTCTATTATCGTGGTGCAGCTGTTGCAGTTATTGTCTATGATATAACAAGCCCAGAATCTTTCAGCAAAGCGCAGTACTGGGTTAAG GAGCTACAAAAACATGGAAACCCTGATATAGTAATGGCACTGGTTGGTAATAAAGCTGATCTTCTTGAGAAGCGGGAAGTGGCTGTTCAG GATGGCATTGACTATGCAGAGAAGAATGGAATGTTTTTTATAGAGACATCTGCAAAGACTGCAGATAATATAAATGAACTGTTTGAG GACATTGTTGACTGTGCTACTAGCAAACTTCCCCCTGATGTTCTTGCTGCTTGA